A stretch of Pseudophryne corroboree isolate aPseCor3 chromosome 9, aPseCor3.hap2, whole genome shotgun sequence DNA encodes these proteins:
- the LOC134958869 gene encoding olfactory receptor 1C1-like translates to MKEYLINCTVQSEFHLLAFSISAGLQLLLFTGILVMYLLTLLGNLIITGLIYLTPQLHTPMYYFLCNLSVQDIVYVSSVLPKFLSILVTGDARITFPACITQMFFFLFCIGAEFLLLTSMAYDRYVAICIPLHYATILTKNLCISLFSVSWIVGFLTSILYTVLVSTLSFCISQNIPHIFCDPKTMAALSSSDITGMMMLIIGASLCLGLTPFVLILTSYTCIIGTIIKIRSSAGRLKAFSSCSSHLTVVLLLFGTSLISSMIPESQHSPKQDKLLSLLYTAVAPMLNPLVYTLRNKQVLRAMGNMLQRYIKK, encoded by the coding sequence ATGAAGGAATATCTCATAAACTGCACAGTACAAAGCGAATTTCACCTCCTGGCGTTCTCTATCTCTGCAGGCCTTCAGCTTCTGCTCTTCACTGGGATCCTGGTAATGTACTTACTGACATTGCTGGGGAACCTGATTATCACTGGTCTTATATATCTGACCCCACAGCTCCACACTCCTATGTACTATTTCCTGTGTAACCTCTCAGTGCAGGACATCGTCTACGTCTCCAGCGTTCTTCCAAAATTCCTCTCTATCCTGGTAACAGGTGATGCCAGAATTACCTTCCCAGCATGCATCACACAGATGTTCTTCTTCCTGTTTTGTATTGGAGCAGAGTTTTTACTCCTAACATCTATGGCCTATGACCGCTATGTTGCCATCTGTATCCCTCTGCACTATGCAACCATTCTGACCAAAAACCTGTGTATTTCACTATTTTCTGTCTCCTGGATTGTTGGCTTCTTGACTTCAATACTATATACTGTGCTTGTATCTACTTTATCATTCTGCATTTCCCAAAACATTCCTCATATTTTCTGTGATCCGAAGACTATGGCGGCTCTCTCTAGTAGTGATATCACAGGCATGATGATGTTGATAATTGGGGCAAGTTTATGCTTGGGGCTTACCCCCTTTGTGCTGATACTAACCTCTTATACATGTATAATTGGGACTATCATAAAGATCCGTAGCTCAGCGGGGAGACTGAAGGCATTTTCCAGCTGCTCGTCCCACCTCACTGTTGTATTACTATTGTTCGGTACCTCGCTTATTTCCTCCATGATCCCAGAGTCGCAGCACTCTCCCAAACAAGACAAATTGCTCTCCTTGTTGTACACGGCGGTGGCTCCAATGCTAAATCCTCTGGTGTATACTCTGAGAAACAAACAGGTTCTGAGAGCCATGGGCAATATGTTACAGAGGTACATAAAAAAATAA